In a single window of the Leisingera daeponensis DSM 23529 genome:
- a CDS encoding alpha/beta fold hydrolase, with the protein MGLASLCLPGYQGAMLNTITHGSATGKPPLLIAHGLYGSARNWGVIAKRLSDERQVVAVDMRNHGDSPRRDSHTYPELAEDLAEVIASHGGRMDVIGHSMGGKAAMMLALNHPEAVRKLVVADIAPVAYGHTQIQYIHAMKSLDLESIERRPEAAARLAEAGVDAALQSFFTQSLDLPNKRWKLNLDTLADQMPHIMSFPQTEAAWDGPALFLSGSDSDYVLPQHRDEIRARFPNARFAKLPGAGHWLHAEKPREFEAAARVFLNA; encoded by the coding sequence ATGGGGCTGGCAAGCCTTTGCCTGCCCGGTTATCAAGGCGCCATGCTGAACACGATCACTCATGGCTCTGCCACCGGAAAACCCCCGCTTCTGATAGCCCATGGCCTCTATGGCTCGGCCCGCAATTGGGGCGTCATCGCCAAGCGCCTGTCGGATGAGCGGCAGGTGGTTGCGGTGGACATGCGCAACCACGGCGACAGCCCCCGCAGGGACAGCCATACCTATCCGGAGCTGGCGGAGGATCTGGCGGAGGTGATCGCGTCCCATGGCGGCCGGATGGATGTGATCGGCCACTCAATGGGCGGCAAGGCGGCGATGATGCTGGCGCTCAACCACCCCGAGGCGGTGCGCAAACTGGTGGTCGCCGACATCGCGCCGGTGGCCTATGGCCATACGCAGATCCAGTATATCCACGCGATGAAGTCGCTGGATCTGGAGAGCATCGAGCGCCGCCCCGAGGCCGCCGCCCGGCTGGCTGAGGCCGGGGTGGACGCTGCGCTGCAGAGCTTCTTCACCCAGTCGCTGGACCTGCCGAACAAGCGCTGGAAGCTGAACCTGGACACGCTGGCAGACCAGATGCCCCACATCATGTCCTTCCCGCAGACAGAGGCCGCCTGGGACGGCCCTGCGCTGTTCCTGTCAGGGTCGGACTCGGATTACGTGCTGCCGCAGCACCGCGACGAAATCCGCGCGCGGTTCCCGAATGCCCGGTTTGCCAAGCTGCCCGGCGCGGGCCATTGGCTGCACGCCGAGAAGCCGCGGGAGTTCGAGGCCGCCGCGCGGGTGTTCCTCAACGCCTAG
- a CDS encoding amidase family protein yields the protein MTQPDIWRLSATELTALTRAGDLSAEDAVKASLSRMNAVNPSLNAVVEDLSTEALDRARALDTARANGAEPGPLHGVPVTIKINVDQKGHATSNGVTALRNLIAPADAPVVDNLHKAGAVVIGRTNTPEFSFRADTDNPLHGRTRNPWGRHISPGGSSGGAGAAVMAGIGALAHGNDIGGSLRFPAAANGAVTVKPGLGRVPAWNPSQTAERGLLAQLMSVQGLITRAAEDLHLSMPSLIAADPRDPFHVPMPWRGAALDGPIKVAFTKNTHGYDLHPEVEAALDFAREALSDAGYQVEEVEPPCVFEAGRTGYRALMGEIHALMKQDVDAAGSQTVRDIFAVYFQEFPPFAGDELLRMMAKRTHFARQWSLFLEDYPLVLSPFLPQPFFRPDRDTEGAEGVHEVLGCAVYSYAMNFLGLPAASVPARLAQLPNGPQPINVQIAARRWREDLAVDACAAIEARAGRMCLPLWEKMQEASA from the coding sequence ATGACACAACCGGATATCTGGCGCTTGAGCGCAACGGAGCTGACCGCACTGACCCGCGCCGGGGATCTGAGCGCAGAGGACGCGGTGAAAGCCTCACTCAGCCGCATGAACGCGGTGAACCCAAGCCTCAATGCCGTGGTCGAGGATCTGAGCACCGAGGCGCTGGACCGCGCCCGCGCTCTGGACACCGCACGGGCAAATGGGGCGGAGCCTGGCCCGCTGCACGGTGTGCCAGTCACCATCAAGATCAATGTGGATCAGAAGGGCCACGCAACCTCCAACGGGGTGACGGCACTGAGAAATTTGATCGCCCCGGCGGACGCCCCCGTGGTCGATAATTTGCACAAGGCCGGTGCGGTGGTGATCGGCCGCACCAACACGCCGGAGTTCTCCTTCCGCGCCGACACCGACAATCCGCTGCATGGGCGCACCCGCAACCCCTGGGGCCGGCACATTTCCCCCGGCGGCTCCTCCGGCGGTGCTGGGGCCGCGGTGATGGCCGGGATCGGTGCGCTGGCGCATGGCAACGACATCGGCGGTTCGTTGCGGTTTCCCGCCGCCGCCAATGGCGCAGTTACGGTCAAGCCGGGCCTGGGCCGGGTGCCCGCCTGGAACCCCAGCCAGACGGCGGAACGCGGGCTGCTGGCGCAGCTCATGTCGGTGCAGGGGCTGATTACCCGTGCCGCCGAAGACCTGCATCTGTCGATGCCCTCCCTGATTGCCGCGGACCCGCGCGACCCTTTCCATGTGCCGATGCCCTGGCGCGGCGCGGCGCTGGATGGCCCCATCAAGGTCGCCTTCACGAAAAACACCCACGGTTACGATCTGCACCCTGAGGTCGAGGCGGCGCTGGACTTCGCCCGCGAGGCGCTCAGCGATGCGGGCTATCAGGTTGAGGAAGTGGAGCCTCCTTGCGTGTTTGAGGCCGGGCGCACCGGCTACCGCGCCCTGATGGGCGAGATCCATGCCCTGATGAAGCAGGATGTGGACGCGGCCGGCTCGCAGACCGTGCGCGATATCTTTGCTGTCTATTTCCAGGAATTCCCGCCCTTTGCCGGAGATGAGCTCTTGCGGATGATGGCTAAGCGCACCCATTTCGCACGGCAATGGTCGCTGTTCCTGGAGGACTACCCGCTGGTGCTGTCGCCCTTCCTGCCGCAGCCCTTCTTCCGGCCCGACCGCGACACCGAAGGCGCGGAAGGCGTACATGAGGTGCTCGGCTGCGCGGTCTATTCCTATGCGATGAACTTCCTTGGGCTGCCTGCGGCCTCCGTGCCGGCCCGGCTGGCGCAGCTGCCCAACGGCCCCCAGCCGATTAACGTGCAGATCGCCGCCCGCCGCTGGCGCGAGGATCTGGCGGTGGACGCCTGCGCCGCGATCGAGGCCCGCGCCGGCCGCATGTGCCTGCCGCTGTGGGAGAAAATGCAAGAGGCCTCCGCCTGA
- a CDS encoding DUF817 domain-containing protein — MIPFQDSPATNRTRRLERRLGDGMRARLPLAAAEFIMFTLKQGWAAIFGILLLAGLIFTGWIWQPEWPLARYDALLIYALALQGLLLATGMESWREVRVILLFHLTGTAMEIFKVQAGSWAYPGAGVVKLNDVPLFSGFMYAAVGSYLARVIRLFDMHFAPYPPFWSTVLLAAAIYGNFYAHHYLPDIRMGLFAATVLLFARTRIWFRIGERFYWMPLPLAAFLSSFFLWLAENVGTSTKTWLYNGQASGEWVSLAKMGSWYLLLYVSFVTVTLVFRDALSPAAAADRPPPAAGQQRQA, encoded by the coding sequence ATGATCCCTTTTCAAGACTCACCGGCCACGAACCGGACCCGGCGCCTGGAGCGGCGTTTGGGCGATGGAATGCGCGCGCGCCTGCCGCTGGCCGCCGCCGAGTTCATCATGTTTACCCTGAAACAGGGGTGGGCCGCCATCTTCGGGATCCTGCTGCTGGCCGGGCTGATTTTCACGGGCTGGATCTGGCAGCCGGAATGGCCGCTGGCCCGCTACGACGCGCTGCTCATCTATGCGCTGGCGCTGCAGGGGCTGCTGCTGGCAACTGGCATGGAGAGCTGGCGCGAGGTGCGGGTGATCCTGCTGTTCCACCTGACCGGAACCGCGATGGAAATCTTCAAGGTGCAGGCGGGCAGCTGGGCCTATCCCGGAGCAGGAGTGGTCAAACTGAACGATGTGCCGCTGTTTTCCGGTTTCATGTATGCCGCCGTAGGCTCTTACTTGGCGCGGGTGATCCGGTTGTTCGACATGCATTTCGCCCCCTACCCGCCGTTCTGGAGCACGGTGCTGCTGGCCGCTGCGATCTATGGCAACTTCTATGCCCACCACTATCTGCCAGACATCCGGATGGGCCTGTTTGCCGCCACCGTGCTGCTGTTTGCCCGCACCCGCATCTGGTTCCGCATCGGCGAGCGGTTTTACTGGATGCCGCTGCCGCTGGCGGCATTTCTGTCGAGCTTTTTCCTGTGGCTGGCGGAGAATGTCGGCACCAGCACCAAAACCTGGCTCTACAACGGTCAGGCCAGCGGCGAGTGGGTGAGCCTGGCCAAAATGGGGTCGTGGTATCTTCTGCTGTACGTCAGCTTTGTCACGGTCACGCTGGTGTTCCGCGATGCGCTGTCTCCGGCCGCCGCGGCGGACCGCCCGCCGCCAGCTGCCGGGCAGCAGCGGCAGGCTTAA
- a CDS encoding GFA family protein, with product MRGHCHCGAVHWESQAEAAWSCYCHCADCRRVCASPVTAFLGLPHEAVAWSGAEPKVYNSSEGVERLFCGTCGTQMAYRTSRDPVNIHLYTATLENPGSMPPRFHVFHSDHLSWLELKDRLPRYAKSSSG from the coding sequence ATGAGAGGGCATTGCCACTGCGGCGCAGTGCATTGGGAGAGCCAGGCCGAGGCGGCCTGGAGCTGCTACTGCCACTGCGCCGACTGCCGCCGCGTCTGCGCGTCGCCTGTCACTGCATTCCTCGGGCTGCCGCATGAGGCGGTAGCGTGGTCAGGTGCGGAACCGAAGGTCTACAACTCCTCCGAAGGCGTCGAACGGCTGTTCTGCGGCACCTGCGGCACCCAGATGGCCTACCGCACCAGCCGCGATCCGGTGAACATTCACCTTTACACGGCAACACTGGAAAACCCGGGCAGCATGCCGCCCAGGTTCCATGTGTTCCATTCCGATCATCTGAGCTGGCTGGAGCTGAAAGACCGCCTGCCCCGCTACGCCAAATCCTCCAGCGGGTGA
- the prpE gene encoding propionate-CoA ligase PrpE, with protein MGYQDIYATWKQDPEAFWMEAAKGISWDEAPKQALFDKGEGLYEWFADAKVNTCYNAVDRHVEEGRGEQTAIIYDSPVTHTKREISYVELRNRVATLAGALRAKGVEKGDRVILYMPMIPEALEAMLACSRIGAVHSVVFGGFASNELAVRIDDAKPKAIIAASCGIEPGRIVHYKPLLDGAIDLAEHKPDFCVIFQREQEVAELVPGRDVNWHGFQYGVEPAECVPVEGNHPSYILYTSGTTGQPKGVIRHTAGQLVALNWTMKNIYNVDPGDVFWAASDVGWVVGHSYICYGPLIHGNTTIVFEGKPVGTPDAGTFWRVISEHKVKSFFTAPTAFRAVKREDPKGEYVGKYDLSCLKQVYLAGERADPDTITWAQEQLKVPVVDHWWQTETGWSIAANPLGIEELPVKLGSPAVPMPGYEVDILDEGGNPVAPGELGAIAVKLPLPPGTLPTLWNAEDRFKKSYLTTFPGYYETGDAGMKDEDGYLYIMARTDDVINVAGHRLSTGAMEEVLAGHPDVAECAVIGVADSLKGQMPVGFLCLNAGADRDSAEVVSEVVKLVREKIGPVAAFKLAVVVDRLPKTRSGKILRGTMVNIADGTPWKMPATIDDPAILDEITAALQTIGYAK; from the coding sequence ATGGGATATCAGGACATTTACGCCACCTGGAAACAGGATCCGGAAGCTTTCTGGATGGAGGCCGCCAAGGGCATCAGCTGGGACGAGGCTCCGAAACAGGCGCTGTTTGACAAGGGAGAGGGGCTTTACGAGTGGTTTGCCGATGCCAAGGTGAACACCTGCTATAACGCCGTCGACCGCCATGTCGAAGAAGGCCGCGGCGAGCAGACCGCGATCATCTATGACAGCCCGGTCACCCATACCAAGCGTGAAATCTCCTATGTCGAGCTCAGGAACCGGGTTGCCACACTGGCCGGCGCGCTGCGCGCCAAGGGCGTGGAGAAAGGCGACCGCGTCATCCTCTACATGCCGATGATCCCCGAAGCGCTGGAGGCGATGCTGGCCTGCTCCCGCATCGGCGCGGTGCATTCGGTGGTGTTCGGCGGCTTTGCGTCCAACGAGCTGGCGGTGCGGATCGACGATGCCAAGCCCAAGGCGATCATCGCCGCCTCCTGCGGCATCGAGCCGGGCCGGATCGTGCATTACAAGCCGCTCTTGGACGGTGCCATCGACCTGGCAGAGCACAAGCCCGACTTCTGTGTAATCTTCCAGCGCGAGCAGGAGGTGGCGGAGCTGGTTCCGGGCCGCGACGTGAACTGGCACGGCTTCCAGTACGGCGTGGAACCGGCCGAATGCGTCCCGGTGGAGGGCAACCATCCTTCCTACATCCTCTATACCTCTGGCACCACCGGCCAGCCCAAGGGGGTGATCCGCCACACCGCAGGCCAGCTGGTGGCGCTCAATTGGACCATGAAGAACATCTACAACGTCGATCCCGGCGATGTGTTCTGGGCGGCCTCGGATGTGGGCTGGGTCGTGGGCCACAGCTATATCTGCTACGGGCCGCTTATTCACGGCAACACCACCATCGTGTTCGAGGGCAAACCCGTGGGCACGCCCGATGCGGGCACGTTCTGGCGGGTGATCTCCGAGCACAAGGTCAAGAGCTTCTTCACCGCCCCCACCGCCTTCCGCGCGGTGAAGCGCGAGGACCCGAAGGGCGAATATGTCGGAAAATACGACCTCAGCTGCCTCAAGCAGGTCTATCTGGCCGGCGAGCGTGCCGACCCCGACACTATCACCTGGGCGCAGGAGCAGCTGAAGGTGCCGGTGGTCGATCACTGGTGGCAGACGGAGACCGGCTGGTCGATTGCCGCGAACCCGCTGGGGATCGAGGAGCTGCCGGTCAAGCTCGGCTCCCCCGCCGTGCCGATGCCGGGCTATGAAGTCGATATTCTGGATGAAGGCGGCAACCCGGTGGCCCCTGGGGAGCTGGGCGCGATCGCGGTGAAGCTGCCGCTGCCGCCGGGCACCCTGCCGACGCTCTGGAATGCTGAGGACCGCTTCAAGAAAAGCTACCTGACAACCTTCCCCGGCTATTATGAGACCGGCGATGCCGGGATGAAGGACGAGGACGGCTATCTTTACATCATGGCGCGCACGGATGACGTGATCAACGTGGCGGGCCACCGCCTGTCGACCGGCGCCATGGAAGAAGTGCTGGCAGGCCACCCGGATGTCGCCGAATGCGCCGTTATCGGCGTCGCCGACAGCCTCAAGGGGCAGATGCCGGTGGGCTTCCTCTGCCTCAACGCCGGGGCGGACCGCGACAGCGCGGAGGTGGTGTCCGAAGTTGTGAAACTGGTGCGCGAGAAGATCGGCCCTGTCGCCGCCTTCAAGCTGGCGGTGGTGGTCGACCGCCTGCCCAAGACCCGCTCCGGCAAGATCCTGCGCGGCACCATGGTGAACATTGCCGACGGAACACCGTGGAAGATGCCCGCCACCATCGACGATCCCGCGATCCTGGACGAGATCACCGCGGCGCTGCAGACCATCGGCTACGCTAAGTAA
- the glyA gene encoding serine hydroxymethyltransferase has protein sequence MTEATRDPGFFTQSLSERDPELYGAITAELGRQRDEIELIASENIVSAAVMEAQGSVLTNKYAEGYPGRRYYGGCQYVDVAENLAIDRAKQLFGCEFANVQPNSGSQANQGVFQALLQPGDTILGMDLASGGHLTHGAAPNQSGKWFNAVHYGVRRDDNRIDYDQIQALATEHQPKLIIAGGSAIPRQIDFAKFREIADSVGAYFMVDMAHIAGLIAAGEHPSPFPHAHVATTTTHKTLRGPRGGMIVTNDADIAKKVNSAIFPGIQGGPLMHVIAGKAAAFGEALKPEFKAYQKQVRANAAALADQLIKGGLDIVTGGTDTHVMLVDLRPKGVTGNIADKALGRAHITTNKNGIPFDPEKPTVTSGLRLGTPAGTTRGFGEAEFRQIADLIIEVIDGLAANGEEGNADVEAAVRAKVADLCAKFPLYPNL, from the coding sequence ATGACTGAAGCGACCCGTGACCCCGGCTTTTTCACCCAATCGCTGTCCGAGCGCGATCCTGAGCTTTACGGCGCGATCACGGCCGAGCTGGGCCGCCAGCGCGACGAGATCGAGCTGATTGCCTCCGAGAACATCGTCTCCGCCGCGGTGATGGAAGCGCAGGGCTCCGTGCTCACCAACAAATACGCTGAAGGCTACCCGGGGCGCCGCTACTACGGCGGCTGCCAGTATGTCGACGTCGCCGAAAACCTGGCCATCGACCGCGCCAAGCAGCTGTTCGGCTGCGAATTCGCCAATGTGCAGCCGAACTCCGGCAGCCAGGCCAACCAGGGCGTGTTCCAGGCGCTCTTGCAGCCCGGCGACACCATCCTCGGCATGGATCTGGCCTCCGGCGGCCACCTGACCCACGGCGCGGCGCCGAACCAGTCGGGCAAGTGGTTCAACGCCGTGCATTACGGCGTGCGCCGCGATGACAACCGGATCGACTACGACCAGATCCAGGCGCTGGCAACCGAACACCAGCCGAAGCTGATCATCGCCGGCGGCTCCGCCATCCCGCGCCAGATCGACTTTGCCAAATTCCGTGAAATCGCGGACAGCGTCGGCGCCTATTTCATGGTCGACATGGCCCATATCGCGGGCCTGATTGCCGCCGGCGAGCACCCCTCGCCGTTCCCGCACGCCCATGTCGCCACCACCACCACCCACAAGACCCTGCGCGGGCCCCGCGGCGGCATGATCGTGACCAATGACGCGGATATCGCCAAGAAGGTGAACTCGGCGATCTTCCCGGGCATCCAGGGCGGCCCGCTGATGCATGTGATCGCAGGCAAGGCGGCGGCCTTCGGCGAGGCGCTGAAGCCGGAGTTCAAGGCCTACCAGAAGCAGGTGCGCGCCAATGCGGCGGCGCTGGCGGATCAGCTGATCAAGGGCGGCCTGGACATCGTGACCGGCGGCACCGATACGCATGTGATGCTGGTCGACCTGCGCCCCAAGGGCGTGACCGGCAACATCGCCGACAAGGCGCTGGGCCGCGCCCATATCACCACCAACAAGAACGGCATCCCGTTCGACCCGGAAAAGCCCACCGTGACCTCGGGCCTGCGCCTCGGCACGCCCGCAGGCACCACCCGCGGCTTCGGCGAGGCCGAGTTCCGCCAGATCGCCGACCTGATCATCGAGGTGATCGACGGGCTGGCGGCCAACGGTGAAGAGGGCAACGCGGATGTGGAAGCGGCGGTGCGCGCCAAGGTCGCGGACCTCTGCGCCAAGTTCCCGCTCTACCCGAACCTGTAA
- a CDS encoding NAD kinase, producing the protein MGLRIAFLASEAELAQEAHAKLARRYGHVPPEEADIIVALGGDGFMLSTLHTMVDNPAPVYGMNRGTVGFLMNEYREDGLIERLGDAKQEIINPLSMTAMDRRGEVHKALAINEVSLLRAGPQAARLRVSVDGRVRMEELVCDGALVSTPAGSTAYNYSAHGPILPIGADVLALTAIAAFRPRRWRGALLPSNAMVRFDVLEADKRPVMADADSISVADIDWVEIRINPQIRHKILFDPGHGLEERLISEQFT; encoded by the coding sequence ATGGGTTTGAGAATCGCCTTTCTGGCCAGCGAAGCGGAGCTTGCCCAGGAAGCCCACGCCAAACTGGCCCGCCGCTATGGCCATGTCCCCCCCGAAGAGGCTGACATCATCGTGGCGCTTGGCGGTGACGGGTTCATGCTGAGCACCCTTCACACCATGGTGGACAATCCGGCGCCGGTTTACGGCATGAACCGCGGCACCGTTGGCTTTCTGATGAATGAATACCGCGAGGACGGGCTGATCGAGAGGCTTGGCGACGCGAAGCAGGAGATCATCAACCCGCTGTCGATGACCGCGATGGACCGCCGCGGCGAGGTCCACAAGGCGCTCGCCATCAACGAGGTGTCGCTGCTGCGGGCAGGTCCGCAGGCAGCGCGGCTCAGGGTGTCCGTGGACGGCCGGGTCAGGATGGAAGAGCTGGTCTGCGATGGTGCGCTGGTGTCCACCCCGGCAGGCTCCACCGCCTATAACTACTCGGCGCACGGGCCGATCCTGCCGATCGGCGCCGATGTGCTGGCGCTGACCGCGATTGCCGCCTTCCGCCCGCGGCGCTGGCGCGGCGCGCTCTTGCCCAGCAATGCGATGGTGCGCTTTGACGTGCTGGAGGCGGACAAGCGCCCGGTGATGGCCGATGCGGATTCGATTTCCGTGGCGGACATCGACTGGGTCGAAATCCGCATCAATCCGCAGATCCGCCACAAAATCCTGTTCGATCCCGGTCATGGGCTGGAAGAAAGGCTGATTTCCGAGCAGTTCACCTGA
- a CDS encoding cupin domain-containing protein, whose protein sequence is MSDTIAEIRLPTQELRDDIPFYTKVLGMKMDMIYPADDPRIAVFSGHGLRLRIEKGAEESAGTIRILTEDPDGFAEGQRRLTAPNGTKVEIEERHPPMVMPETVHSFVVRRLKDQAPWIIGRAGMHYRDLVPDRLGGSIIASHIRIPDGGPVPDMVHFHRVGFQLIFCIHGWVDVVYEDQGDKMRLTAGDCFIQPPEIRHRVLEASDNVQVIEIGVPAEHVTEIDHDMALPTPHYRPEREWQGQRFVYNKAESAEWVPFRLPGYICRDTTIAANTKGVAGVQVVRRGEGAPQWAAHDTDIHFTFVMNGTVTLEGEGREPCRLEQGDAFVIPPGMKTRLSEPSQDVELLEVTLPGVFNTTLGQ, encoded by the coding sequence ATGAGCGATACAATCGCCGAAATCCGCCTGCCCACGCAGGAGCTGCGCGACGATATTCCGTTCTATACCAAGGTCTTGGGCATGAAGATGGATATGATCTACCCGGCGGATGATCCGCGCATCGCGGTGTTTTCCGGCCACGGGCTGCGGCTGCGCATCGAAAAGGGGGCAGAGGAAAGCGCCGGCACAATCCGCATTCTGACTGAAGATCCTGATGGTTTTGCCGAAGGCCAGCGCCGCCTGACCGCGCCCAACGGCACCAAGGTGGAAATCGAGGAACGCCACCCGCCGATGGTGATGCCGGAAACGGTGCACAGTTTCGTGGTCCGCCGCCTCAAGGACCAGGCCCCCTGGATCATCGGGCGGGCGGGCATGCACTACCGCGATCTGGTGCCGGACCGCTTGGGCGGCTCGATCATCGCCAGCCACATCCGCATTCCCGACGGCGGCCCGGTGCCGGACATGGTGCATTTCCACCGTGTCGGCTTCCAACTGATCTTCTGCATCCACGGCTGGGTCGATGTGGTCTACGAGGATCAGGGCGACAAGATGCGCCTGACTGCGGGCGACTGCTTTATCCAGCCGCCGGAAATCCGCCACCGGGTGCTGGAGGCAAGCGACAACGTCCAGGTGATCGAGATCGGTGTCCCGGCCGAACACGTCACTGAAATCGACCACGACATGGCTCTGCCGACGCCCCATTACCGCCCCGAACGGGAATGGCAGGGCCAGCGCTTTGTCTACAACAAGGCAGAAAGCGCCGAATGGGTGCCGTTCCGGCTGCCGGGCTACATCTGCCGCGACACCACGATTGCCGCGAACACAAAGGGCGTCGCGGGCGTGCAGGTGGTGCGCCGCGGAGAGGGCGCGCCGCAATGGGCCGCGCATGACACCGATATCCATTTCACCTTTGTGATGAATGGCACGGTCACGCTGGAGGGTGAAGGCCGTGAACCCTGCCGACTGGAACAGGGCGACGCCTTTGTCATCCCGCCGGGCATGAAGACCCGCCTCAGTGAACCGTCGCAAGATGTGGAGCTGCTGGAAGTGACCCTGCCCGGCGTGTTCAACACCACGCTGGGGCAGTGA
- a CDS encoding NADP-dependent malic enzyme — protein MSDSQNLRQAALNYHEFPRPGKLEIRATKPMANGRDLARAYSPGVAEACTEIQADAANAARYTSRGNLVAVVSNGSAVLGLGNIGALASKPVMEGKAVLFKNFAGIDCFDIEVNESDPEKLADIVCALEPTFGAINLEDIKAPDCFVVEKLCRERMNIPVFHDDQHGTAIVVGAAAKNALHVAGKSFEDIKIVSTGGGAAGIACLNMLVKLGVKRENIWLCDIHGLVYEGREEDMNPQKAAFAQASDKRTLDEVMDGADLFLGLSGPNVLQPNMVKKMAKRPIIFALANPTPEIMPEQARKVAPDAIIATGRSDFPNQVNNVLCFPFIFRGALDVGATEINDEMQIACVDGIAELARATTSAEAAAAYKGEQLNFGADYLIPKPFDPRLVAVVSSAVAKAAMESGVATRPIEDITAYKQKLNQTVFKSALLMRPVFEAARAAARRIVFAEGEDERVLRAAQAILEETTETPILIGRPEVIERRCEKLGLDVRPGRDFQLVNPENDPRYYDYWNSYHKVMQRRGVTPDLAKAIMRTNTTAIGAIMVHRGEADSLLCGTFGEYRWHLNYVQQVLGGGTYSPHGALSMMILEDGPLFIADTHVHVEPTPEQIAETVIGAARHVRRFGLAPKIALCSQSQFGNISCDTGSRLRAAIEILDDKRRDFVYEGEMNIDTALDPELRERIFPNSRLEGAANVLIFAHADAASGVRNILKMRAGGLEVGPILMGMGNRAHIVSPSITARGLLNMAAIAGTPVAHYG, from the coding sequence ATGTCCGATTCACAGAACCTGCGCCAAGCCGCGCTCAACTATCACGAGTTTCCGCGCCCCGGTAAGCTGGAGATCCGCGCGACCAAGCCGATGGCCAACGGGCGCGATCTGGCGCGCGCTTATTCCCCCGGCGTCGCCGAAGCCTGCACCGAGATCCAGGCGGATGCGGCCAACGCGGCCCGCTACACCTCGCGCGGGAACCTGGTGGCGGTGGTGTCGAACGGCTCGGCGGTTCTGGGCCTGGGCAACATCGGCGCGCTGGCCTCCAAGCCGGTGATGGAGGGCAAGGCGGTCCTGTTCAAGAATTTCGCAGGGATCGACTGCTTCGACATCGAGGTGAACGAAAGCGATCCGGAAAAGCTGGCCGATATCGTCTGCGCGCTGGAGCCGACATTCGGCGCGATCAACCTCGAAGACATCAAGGCGCCGGACTGCTTTGTGGTCGAGAAACTGTGCCGCGAGCGGATGAACATTCCCGTCTTCCACGATGACCAGCACGGCACCGCGATTGTGGTCGGGGCTGCGGCCAAGAACGCGCTGCACGTGGCGGGCAAGTCGTTTGAGGACATCAAGATCGTCTCCACCGGCGGCGGCGCGGCGGGGATTGCCTGCCTCAACATGCTGGTGAAGCTGGGCGTGAAGCGGGAAAATATCTGGCTCTGCGACATCCACGGGCTGGTCTATGAGGGCCGCGAAGAGGACATGAACCCGCAGAAGGCGGCCTTTGCCCAAGCGTCGGACAAGCGCACGCTGGACGAGGTGATGGACGGCGCGGACCTGTTCCTGGGCCTCTCTGGCCCGAACGTGCTGCAGCCAAATATGGTCAAGAAGATGGCCAAACGCCCGATCATCTTTGCGCTGGCCAACCCGACGCCGGAGATCATGCCCGAACAGGCGCGCAAGGTGGCTCCGGATGCGATTATCGCCACGGGCCGCAGCGATTTTCCCAATCAGGTCAACAACGTGCTGTGCTTCCCCTTCATCTTCCGCGGGGCGCTGGATGTGGGGGCCACAGAGATCAATGACGAAATGCAGATTGCCTGCGTCGACGGCATAGCCGAACTGGCCCGCGCCACGACCAGCGCCGAGGCCGCGGCGGCCTACAAGGGCGAACAGCTGAATTTCGGCGCCGATTACCTGATCCCGAAACCGTTCGACCCGCGGCTGGTGGCGGTTGTGTCCTCCGCCGTGGCCAAGGCGGCAATGGAAAGCGGCGTGGCGACCCGCCCGATCGAAGATATCACTGCCTACAAGCAGAAACTGAACCAGACGGTGTTCAAATCCGCCCTGCTGATGCGGCCGGTGTTCGAGGCTGCCCGCGCCGCCGCCCGCCGCATTGTCTTTGCTGAGGGCGAGGACGAGCGGGTGCTGCGCGCGGCGCAGGCGATCCTGGAAGAAACCACCGAAACCCCGATCCTGATCGGCCGCCCGGAGGTGATCGAGCGCCGCTGCGAAAAGCTGGGGCTGGATGTGCGCCCGGGGCGGGATTTCCAGCTGGTGAACCCGGAAAACGATCCGCGCTATTACGATTACTGGAACAGCTATCACAAGGTGATGCAGCGCCGCGGCGTGACGCCGGATCTGGCCAAGGCGATCATGCGCACCAACACCACCGCCATCGGTGCCATCATGGTGCACCGCGGCGAAGCGGACAGCCTGCTGTGCGGCACTTTCGGAGAGTACCGCTGGCACCTGAATTACGTGCAGCAGGTGCTGGGCGGCGGCACCTATTCGCCGCACGGGGCGCTGTCGATGATGATCCTTGAAGACGGCCCGCTGTTCATTGCCGACACCCATGTGCATGTGGAGCCGACCCCGGAACAGATCGCCGAAACCGTGATCGGCGCCGCCCGCCACGTGCGCCGCTTCGGCCTCGCGCCGAAGATCGCGCTGTGCTCGCAGTCGCAGTTCGGCAATATCTCCTGCGACACCGGCAGCCGTCTGCGCGCCGCCATCGAAATCCTCGACGATAAGCGCCGCGATTTCGTTTACGAGGGCGAGATGAACATCGACACCGCATTGGACCCGGAACTGCGCGAGCGGATCTTCCCCAATTCGCGGCTGGAGGGCGCCGCCAACGTGCTGATCTTTGCCCATGCCGATGCGGCTTCAGGCGTGCGCAACATCCTCAAGATGCGGGCCGGCGGGCTGGAAGTCGGGCCGATCCTGATGGGGATGGGCAACCGCGCCCACATCGTGTCGCCCTCGATTACCGCGCGGGGCCTTTTGAACATGGCCGCCATTGCCGGCACCCCGGTCGCGCACTACGGTTAA